In Cygnus atratus isolate AKBS03 ecotype Queensland, Australia chromosome 14, CAtr_DNAZoo_HiC_assembly, whole genome shotgun sequence, the DNA window gtgttttgcattgttttacaTAAAGACAAAACACACTCCAGTGCTCATGTGCTGCAATCGCTTCATCTAGAGACAACTGCAAAAAGAGGCCTACCCGAGCTGACCCACATGCACTTGGTGCACATTATAACTTTTCCTAGCCAAAACTGAAGTTTCTTATCCTAAGTAAGCATGTCTTCCCAATTATTTACTGCAGGAAATAGTCTCTTGCTAAATTTACCTTTCAGTGAATCATTTTCAGCTCTCATTATGTCAATTAGTGAATTCTCCAGTGAATGCATGTCGAAAGTCCTTGTACGATCctgcaagcaaataaaaacaaacacagtttaggaaacacagtgtttttaaaaaaaaaaaaaaaaaaaactacccaaaacataaaaacttcagtttttttctACATCACTACAACGGACTTAAGCTAAAGCACATGCTTATATGCCCCTGAagtcaaatacagaaaattagaataTTCTGAATATAAATCCAACCCATATTTATCATAACCAATGATTTCTTTAATAAACCCCaattcaatatttaattttgtttctttgctctACAGTTAaactttgttaaaaaataatttaagttcACATTTAGGAGGTGAAGATAGATCCTGGGAGAGAGAGTTGCAAAGAGAAGTCATAAAACAGGCACTTCAGCGTGCACTAGAGAAAATCTGAATTCCAGaaacacacagcttttcctTCACCTAAACTACTAcccaataaaattaaataatctaATTCCGCACAGTCAAATCAAATTCTGCATAATTATAAAGTATTTCACACAAGGAGTAGTGCCACCTAGTAAACCGGACTACTTGAACAAGTTACCTCTGGTTTTTAATTCCCTGAATTCACAGGTTTGATATTCCAAGCATTACTCAAATTGAAGGATTCAGAAAATATGAGGCAAGATGTCTCATGCACCTAACCATTTCATTACATCAATCCATTTGAAGTGTATTTACCACATTTCTTCTTCATACTAACCAAAGACAGATATGTCTCAGGCTTTCCCAACTAGAACACCACATTCTACATCTTGCAAATTTGATGTTATATTAATGTAACACAAAATATCCTGgcacttcattttaattagtAAATTCAGAATAACCAAACTTTGAAATTTTTACGGTATCACCAAAGGTCACTAATGGAAGCAAAAAATCTCCCATTCACATTATTATTCACCTATCCCTgttatccatttatttattgatttggAGATCTGTAGAAACACCTACATGGAATTTTATATATTAATCAACCtcacatttaatatttctgagtCCAAGAACTCTAATATTGTTTccaaaggttttatttcatgcATGTTTTATGAGATTCATCTCTGAACTGAGATCAAGCATGGAAAGTATCTGTTGACATAAGAAGGCAGGAGATTACAACATTAGTTGGTCTAACCTGCTTCTCTGCAACTATCATTATTAATGcagtgaaaatgcattttttgtccTTAACTCTAGCTGTGAAGCTGAAACTTCTCCAAAGCAAACAGATCCAGATTTGATCATGTTTCAAACTAGTGAATTCAGAAAGGTAATGCCCCTCTGATACAGAGCTGAACGCCACAATGTCCCCTACCGCCAGTAATGGAGTGCTAAAGCAGTATCGATGGCAGTGCTGCAAGAGGCATTCTTTATATCAGACAACGATCAGTCATCTTGGACTTTAACCACTTAATACTATTTTAAGAGCAGGAATCCACTAGCTCGTAGAGTCCTGATCCATTTCCAAGTTTGTAAGTTACATGCCGACTGctaaaaaatcctgttttctaactaaattttctgacagttttcctttccttggaaCAGTGTATTACTGACACAGAACTGGCGAAGTATTTCTACCCGGATGTGCTGCATTTCAAATAGCATCAGAAAGATCAGAATTGGGAACCATTTACTTTATTAGTCTAGACCAAAATGAAATTTGCTATGAAAAGCATAGCGTGGCCCTGTCTCTCcacagcatttatttccttGGCCATCTATATTACATTGATGCATCTTAGAGAAACTATTGCAAGCATTTGGATTATTTAGTTTCACAAGTTTCCTGCTGGTTTCTTAGTAATATGGTGATATTCTGGGAATACTTAGtttattgttttggtttatACATTACTAGTCCCTGAATTTTTCAAACTTCAGTTACACTAAAATACCTGAGGAGAACTGAGTCCTGTGGTCTGCATGCTGGACCCACTGGGATCCAGCAGCTGTATAACTGAGGAATGGATACTGGAAGAGTCTCTACATTTTCAGCAGTCTTCCTAAAGTGACAAAAATAGCCTAAGACACAGATGGGAACATTTTCTGAAACCCCAACATGCTTCAGAAGGTactctttctttccattctgcCTTTCGTATCGCATTGTGTTCCTTTGTGTGGGATTAACCTCAACTCCAACGTATAAACAGCTGTAAAATCCTTACAGGGTGCAGAAACTGAGCAGTTTCAGGTGTCTGCTGAATTTGTGGCACTTAGCATTTCAGTTGTTTGAGACAAACAAAGGGCGAAACCAAAGCTAAATGACTTCTGATGTACTGTGCTGTGAATGTGCCACACTGAATGAGCACTAAGAAAGTTTCCCATCTCTAAAATATCCACGTTATGCTGGATTGAGCTATAGTAACGAACAGAGGGTTTTGCCGCAATGGGTAGTATTTAACATTGAGAAAAGAGCTTAAAcatttgaggaggaaaaagaaaaattgaattgAAGTGGTTAGCTGATAGGAACACCATATTGTCCAATGGAAGCAGTGTGGTGAGGAGTTTACagttttccccttcttttaGCGTAAGGCCCATAAGCTTCTAACCACACTGCAGACACTTTAAAACACGGCGCTGTGCACCAACACAAAGATTAATTGGTTGTATTCCTACCTTTAGCCATTCACAATGACATAAAAAGAAGGACTGTCTATAGAACACGCCTGAAATACGGCCTGCATTCAGATTCCTGCTCTCCAGTGGTTCCAGTAACCTGTCACAGTGACTGACAAGGCTGTCATAGGCTAGAGAGCTCTCAAAATGTCGATCCGTTACTATTTCTTGGGAAGATGAGTCTCGTTCCTCAGCTGTTTGAAACAGTTTGCTCCTCCATGTCTCCACTCACTGATTAGAAGATAGCAAACCACATTAAACACAACGCTAGGAACCACTACCAACTGTTAAACTGAGTTTGGGTATGTTCCTGAAATGAGTGCAGCACTCCACCTCTCTGGGAATGCAGAGTAAATTCAAGAACTTGGCATATAAGTAAACCTGTATACATCTATCGCACGAAAAGATGTCTCTCTTATAAATGACCTAAATAAAAACTATCCGAAATGAAATCAGCAGTTTGCACACTGCTTATTGTAAAAGAACTCCACTAATTTAGCTGACTACCTATCATGCTACTGAAAGGATCCATGCTACTAGCGAAAGTCAGCATGTTCTGTAAAATTTAAAGACCTTTTATTCTGagactgctttgaaaacagTAGCGTGAGTTTTGCCAGTCTTAACTTCCAAGATGATCAGCACATTCTATCAGGAACACATATCCAAAACATGCGTGTAACTTAAATACATAATATATCTAACATATCTGAAAATAAGGACTGAAGCCATGGTAGCAGTGGTGGCCGTATTGCTGGATACATGTATAACTCTGCATTTAATTCCATGACATCAAAAAGCTGTAACAATCAAAATATTGATCACTGGCTGGTATCTACATCTGGGAAAGAGCTATTCTCAGATACACATTAATTACAAGTTATAAAGCAAGTGAGTCACGCTGTGCTCAGtagaaaaaagtaatgttttcttcaagagacttcttgtaaagaaaattaataacagtAGTGATTTTTTAATGGATTGATTCACAAAGTTACAATGCTTTCCTTGGAGCTGGACTGCTTATTGTActcttatttacttatttagtTATGAGGAAAAGATATAGGGCTAATGAATACCCTTGAATAAAGCAAAGTGTATACACCCCAGTAAAAAGTATGTTAACTACAACATGATATTATTTACACAGGGTGATCACAAAACCTTAGCTTTACACGAGTGTGTTTTAGTATAtctaaaaatctgctttatcaGAGAGCTCAAAGGGCACACAGATTTACCCTTGGGAAACTGGAAGAGAGGTAGAAAGACATCAGGTTGAACGCAagaccacaaaaaaacaaacaaacaaaaaaactctgcAGTCTTAATACACGACTACATTTAAAATGCCATCCAATATTTTAGAAGATACTCATTAAAcatcattttgaaaaagtgGCATTGTTTTCACAAAATACACGAGGTGGCAGCTAACAGAGCTGGTTGAGGGAGAGCATCGAGATGGTCAATATTCTACAGCAGCAAACGTGCCAATTTTGAACTAACCCCTGTCCAGCTCtgtctacagaaaaataaaaaacattcaggTTCTCCTACTGTCTAGAAAGCATTTATAAGTAGTAAAGTGCTCATAACAATGCAATCTCCTTGTTAAAGCATAGTCGGTAGAACCCAGGACTTTGGAGTCACAACTCCATCGTGGGATTCACACAGCATGGGCAAACCACTCCGCCTCTCTGACCACAGGGCTTTCCCCACTGACATCCAGACagattattttacatttaaaggtCTTGTGAAAAATGGAACCACTTGTAAATAGGAATTTTAAGTGCTATTccgtttttatttttcaaagtccAAAGACAATTCGTTccaaaaaaaaggcaggtggTACCAAGCACGTACAAGTGTATAGGATGTGCTCCtacacaaaagaaattaaaaatgaagttttgatGAACAGGAAGATCATGCTTGGCACTTAGAAACCCCATACCTAAGGTCTCCTATACATCAGAAAAAACATAGGTCTAAGTTTAATAATTAAAGTGCAGACCCATTATATTTAATCCGCATCGATAGCATTATCATCACCTGAACAACTAAGATTCAAGAAGTTCAGAGTTTCTGTTCAGTGCTTCCCAAGATGAGCCTACCAATGCTAAAATCCCAAACTGTACAAAAACTAAAGCCTGGTGATGTATGAGCACCTGCTGGTAGCTAAGGCTGTACCTAATCTtagaaaatctgatttctctGAAGACCGAGGAATCAACAATAACGCAAAGTCTGTCTCTGAGTTAGGCAATTTATTGAAGGTGATTAAGCAGGATTTACAAAGCAGGTGTAATTATAAAACTGGgacttgctttatttatttaaatctttgtCAAACCAGAATACCTATGAAAATTAGAAAACTGACAGCTGCATTTTCTACCCTTATCATAGCACAGGAAGACTGAAACTTTCGGAAACCTCGTACCGATTTCCCACAATTAAAGCGCCTGATGTCACGGGCAAAGTACAGTGTGTTGGGAGAGGCCGATTGTAGGCACTAACATAAGTTTGACATCTTTCTATTAATTGCAAAGCAAATTTGGACTTGATTATACTTCTGGGTAggcttctcctccttctcacCGCCTTGCAAAGGCCCTGTTCCAGCTTCCCATCCAGTCTGCAGTGAATTAAAGGCTTGGAGTAAACAGGTTTTTCCTGAAAGGATGTTGCTGGATGCTGCCCTGAGCATCTCTTATAGCTTCACCAGGGAACAATatgaaaaagctggaaaagttAAGTGGCGGATGACACAGGAGCTTTTTTGGGAGGGAGCACTTCTGGTTTTGTCAAACTTGAACTTTTTTTAAGTGTTAGAAATTACAGACCTTTACAAAAATTTCCAGTAACGTGCCTGATTCTATTTTAGCCACATATTAAGTTTTTTTATGTACCttctataaattattttccacaaTATCTTGTGTTCTCGGTCTTTGTGCTGGGCTGCTAAGTAtgcaattcattttcaaagcaaaatgcttaATAAGAGTACTCCTTTTAATCTTtggaaaatacaaacataattCAAATAGCTTTTCACAAAAGCTCTCTTTAACAAGAAACCCTGAGGTCAAAAACGCACAGGAGGGCCAAAGCCGGAGTATTAACATCAGTAGTAAGTTTATAAAACAAGAACAGTGTTAACTTCCACAGTACTTAACTTGTGCATGTCATACCACATTAGAGTGCTCCTAATTCCACAGGCCAATAGCTGTGGGGAACAGCACACAAAACACTAATTACTGCACAGCTGATGGAGTCATAGAAAAATGGGtgaacagacatttaaaaatccagCTTCAAGTATTTACTCTAAAATGATAGCTTGAAATTCCTCAGCATAGTTGCTGCTGCTAGAAAGGAGAATAAAAGCCTGCAAAActttctgcaaaagcagcagcctcaCTTTCTGCAACCAGCCTTATGGAAAGGCTCCTCGACAACAAAgaacagatattaaaataaaaaggcatggTAAAGAAATTTCCTTGCAAAATTCCTCCAAGAGGAAAGCTTGGCAAATGCATTCAAGAGGgcttttttaattccaaattcCTGGGAATTTGTTTGTCTTAACGTGCTTATTAAATCAGCCCATTTCTATGGGCAAACAAATCATGACGTATAGCTCAGAATTAAAACACAGTCTGTAATCACGGATGTGTTTTCTCAAACCTTCCACATCTGCCTGAGGGAGAGAAAGTCCCTCTGGCACAGCCCCTCGGTGAATTTGGAAGGGGTTATATACCTGGAAACTAGccactgaagaagaaaggaaaaaacatttttgaacaaGTGGATATAATGAACTGCTCTCCAGTacaaaattctttgaaatgaGCAGTTATCGTCAAACCTGATTCCAGGAAGAAAcgcaaattattttgaattatttttacagaaagctgAACACTATTGCTTAATCTGCTAGTGCCTTCAAAGACCGATTTAAAAAACAGCACCACACATGTGAAGATGAGATCTGGAAACCTGGAAATGCCTATCAAAGCAAGATTTATGCATTGCATAACAGGCAGGATGTTCCACTCTCATGAGGAAGTGCAAGTACATAGCAAAAGGAAAGCCAAAACAATCTTGAGGGCAATGCTGCAGTAAAATGCAATTACTGAACACATAGTTTGCCAGTGCTGCAAGGAGGGAAATAgaaggaataattttaaaaatctgtagcTTTGTAAGATGTAACAGTCACAgtcaagatattttcttttattaactCCCAGGGAAGGCTGTTGTATCCAAAaacacattattattttttttaatttttattcaggAACCATTCTTTCATTTGGAGaccatttccttttaaaatgaatacacaAAGAACaatggcttttctcttttcaaaatatctttgaagGGGGAAGGCTGCCCAGTGGTTAAAACACAGTATcgaaatttaatttcattaacaGATTTGGTAATAGTCTTCCCTGACCTCGCCTCAAGTTCCATCTCTGCAACATGAGGATCCTACAGACGTGCTGCTTCTGAAGTGTTACGAGACAGgattccaaatgaaaaatagttgtGACAAACACCACAATGTTTTGCATGCAACTCTCAAACACCAACCAGGCCACCACCAAATTGCAAGATTATCAAGCATCTCAaggcagcattttccttttatctgcGCCGTTTGGAATGCCCATTTCGTCTCAAGCGTCCCAGGGCCAGGGGCAGAAGTATTTGAAGTGAGCAGCAGTTCCCATTAGTGGCTCATGGGGACATTATGCAATGTTGTCCTCTCCAAAGAGGAAATTAGCACTTACGCTTGGTTACCCTAAGATTTCCATCCAAACGCAGACTTCTGTTTCACCAAGCTTTAGAgtaaagataactttttttttttgggggggggggaggggggggggaagtgatCCCCAAATACCTGCAACTGCTAGTTTACATCCTGCCTTATAAAGATACTAATTTTCAGTAGACTGCAGCAACACTTGTTAATGATTTAAGCAGCAAAACATAAATATTGAATGAAAGGGATAGTTGTATCAAATTACCCCATTATGTTGCTGCAGCAAAGACAGCTTTCAGTTATTTCCTAAATAGGAATCTAAGAAGATTCCAGTAACAAAATAGCCTTGTCCAGCACATGATTGCATTAAGGAGGATAGTACatgtaatatatacatatatatgcataagcACAAATATACAGTAAGCAAAACtccttatttctgcttttagtcAAGCATATAATCAGcataatcaagaaaaaataaaaaatacatcaatGGTTGAATTTTACATCATTTGTTTCCAGTGATTCAAAAATCCAGtatgctttcaaaatacaaaggaCCAAGTAACCAAAGCAGATGAAGAttttgcaccaaaaaaaaaaaaaaagttataaaaagcAGTCGTCCAAGATGGCTTCAAAATTAATCAGCATCTTTCTAGGTCTGCAGTGCTGAAGTCCTGTTTTGCTGCCCTGcccttttcttcacagaagtgATAGTAACAGACTGGAAAGCACTTCACTCCaacactttccttttcttggcaTGAAGAAGTGTCAGACTTGGTCTTGACATGTACAGCTTTATCTCAGCATTTAAGTAAACAGATACCAACATGCtacacaaaaattatttctttaccACGACCAAAATAAGCGTGTCTGATATTTTATGTTTGGAACATAACCCAAAAGCCAAGGTTGACTTTGTCAATTTCCTGAAATTTCCTTGATATCAGACCAAGCATGTTTCTATTGGTGCACATACATTTGGGCCTTACACACAGCAGCAAGGACATGCTCGATCTCATTCTGTCACTCTGTACATCAGCTACGTGTCAGGGTACAGAATGAATTAAACTGCGAGCCAAGTATTGCTGCAGTGAGGCTGAAAAAAGACTGACTCCAGCTGCGTCCCTTTTTCGACTGGTTTCAGTGTATAAATTTGGTTTGCTGGACACAGGTTCATTATATTAATTAGAAATCCCGATATTAACATCAATTACTGCTATGCATTGTGAATTTGCATGGGCTCTACCTGATACCGAACCAGctagcagctctgcagcaggaaaaaaaaggtctctAATGGAAAGTtagtgccagcagctgccctggtgtCTGAAGGCTGCATAGGCTGGCCCTGCAAACCCAGCAGAAACTGAACAGGGTACTAAGGAGAACCGAACCCTTCCTATGTCTGAATCCACCGTGCcattattacatatatttatatttctctaGGGTGGTTGATAACATGAGACATATTGCACAGTTCTTATCTACTGAtctctcaaattattttaaagtaggTCACCCTGCTTCTTACAGCATGACTAGAAATACTGCAGTCGTTTtgaaattttcacttttgcCCTCATTTGAAGATGTTTAAAAAACCCCACTAAGTGTCAAAGAATTCTTGGGCTTATGAATCCACGTTAAAGGACTTCACAAAAggcatatacacacacacacaaaaaaagttttaactaATGGTCAGGTgaagagttttaatttttactgcaAGTGAGGTTCAGCAGTCTACAGTTCCTTTCAGATTCCTAAAAAGTTAGCCTAGAAGGAGAGAGTGAAATGTCAGACAAGCTATCTCCTATCAGGATGAGGCCATATGAAAACACAGGAGACCACCATCTGACGTTCGTCCAGATCTATTTTTGGTTGTGATTTAATGGCCTGTACCCAGAATTTGCTGCCATCgctcaggaaagcaaaatgttttgattaccaccatataaaaaaatcagtttccaaaaaatgctacaaaaattCTGTTGCACTACAAGTCCATATGGTACtgtaaagcaaaatacaatCGCTTAATACTTTTCTCAGATGTGGtatgttttcaaatacttcagAAGGCCTCAGATCTCTTGCACTTCATCAGgcagcacttttttctttattcctttttgtaGATGTACTTGCTACTTGCAACTACATTTGTTCTTTGGTTATTTCTTCGTGTGTATAAATATTAAGCTGAAGGAAACTGGCTAATTATAGACGCCTGGTGGGATATAGACATTTATATGACCactactattaaaaaaacaagaaacacatGATTCACAGCTCCGAGTGTAATTACTATGACATTTCAAGTTAGCCGTGTGGCTTTTTTTAGTTGCAAACACAGAAGTCATACAATCACACCGGGCTTTCaaatccccatcccaccccctcTATGGTATTTTAATGCACTCGTGTTACTTTTATTATGGATGTTAACAGAGAATACTcacctgaaaaggaaaaatgttgtcAGCTCTATTCAGGCTGTCTTCCATCCATGATTTCGGAGCAAAGGTCGAGCTGGGTCGAGCATATTTCTGCAACTGGATATGGTTACTTGCAAAATTCTTCTTTAAGGGCGAGATGGAGTTCAGGGGCGTTATCCCTCCGTTCAGTCCCCGGCGGTGGTCTCGACCTTGGGACCCACCCCACCCACCATATCCACCGCCCCCGGGGCTCCATGAAGATGGTGTCGGCGATGGACTTTGGTAGCTGCTCCATGGAGAAGGCGGCTTGTTTAGATTATTAGCCAAATGAGGCAACTgattaaaagcagcatttctatGTGTAAATGGAGGCGGATGAGGGCTTGCAGGAGACCTCCTCTGTTGCTGATGCTGATTGTGATGATGCTGAAAATGGGGGTGATGAGGGTGGTGCTGAGAGAGGGGTCCAATTTGAGGGGAAAAGCTACCACCAAAGCCAGGGCTGACGTGATGTGGAAAATTCTGAAACAGCAGAGCACCATTATTAGCCGAGGCAGTAGGGACCCCTCCCTGGTGAAAAAAACTTGCATCTTCATTGATTATTGTAGAGGAAGAAGGAGCGATAGCTGCAGACCAGTTACTAAAACCAGTCAGAGAAGATGCAGTGGATGTCAAGGGCTGTGTCGAAGTGCCTAGCCCCGAAGCCTCTTGATAATCAAATCCTGTTAACACCGGTGACtctattcttattttctcctttccattgCCATTCTCCGAAGAATTATCACCctgattttcttcagttttagcTTTCTCAGGTTCAGAGAGCATGCCTGCTTCCTGACTTTGACTAGgggaaagctgctgtttttctagGGActcttgcttttcctgttgctgAGTTTTAGATTTTTCTGACCCCAGAATCTCATCCTGAATATTatgggcagctggagcaggaaagAGCCAAGCTGACCCAGCACTACTGCCATTGGCAGCTgtgttattatttataaaagcagcagggctgggggttgCATTTTGATGATGGTGTGGAGGCTGCAGATGTGGATGAAATC includes these proteins:
- the CPEB4 gene encoding cytoplasmic polyadenylation element-binding protein 4; the encoded protein is MGDYGFGVLVQNNTGNKSAFPVRFHPHLQPPHHHQNATPSPAAFINNNTAANGSSAGSAWLFPAPAAHNIQDEILGSEKSKTQQQEKQESLEKQQLSPSQSQEAGMLSEPEKAKTEENQGDNSSENGNGKEKIRIESPVLTGFDYQEASGLGTSTQPLTSTASSLTGFSNWSAAIAPSSSTIINEDASFFHQGGVPTASANNGALLFQNFPHHVSPGFGGSFSPQIGPLSQHHPHHPHFQHHHNQHQQQRRSPASPHPPPFTHRNAAFNQLPHLANNLNKPPSPWSSYQSPSPTPSSWSPGGGGYGGWGGSQGRDHRRGLNGGITPLNSISPLKKNFASNHIQLQKYARPSSTFAPKSWMEDSLNRADNIFPFQDRTRTFDMHSLENSLIDIMRAENDSLKGQSSLFPMEDGFLDDGRGDQTLHSGLGSPHCFSHQNGERVERYSRKVFVGGLPPDIDEDEITASFRRFGPLIVDWPHKAESKSYFPPKGYAFLLFQDESSVQALIDACIEEDGKLYLCVSSPTIKDKPVQIRPWNLSDSDFVMDGSQPLDPRKTIFVGGVPRPLRAVELAMIMDRLYGGVCYAGIDTDPELKYPKGAGRVAFSNQQSYIAAISARFVQLQHGEIDKRVEVKPYVLDDQLCDECQGARCGGKFAPFFCANVTCLQYYCEYCWAAIHSRAGREFHKPLVKEGGDRPRHISFRWN